A segment of the Candidatus Stygibacter australis genome:
TGACCTTGTCAAGCGAAAAGCAGATTGATATCTTTTACTAAGTTTACATTGTCATTGTGTCCACAGCTTCCAATAATAAAAAAATCACAACCATCTAAGTCATCCGTGCACCGTAGGTGTTAATTACTTGTAGCAATATCATACCAATAAAATACCCCTTACCTCGTAGGGGTTATATAACGGTTAATAGAAACTGTTACCTGATAAATATCTTCTGCCGGAAAGACGGTTTTGGTTGGTCATTATTTTCTACAAATAGCAAACTCCTATGAAGTGCAATTAAAATAAATTCAATATCCATTTCTACACCGCCGGTCTTAAAAGTTCGTCTTGTTCGTTTTGTTAGTTGCTAAAATGCTATTTCTTTTCTTTTCTTTCTCTTCCACATTACATTCCTCTGTGCTCTCTGCGACCTCTGTGGTAAAAACTCTTACATTCAAAATTCAAAATTATTTCAACAGCAAAGCCTTCCTGCTTATTTCTTCATTACCTCTTTGCAAGCGGATGAAATATACTCCACTACTGCATTTATTACCTTTTATATCTTTTCCGTCCCACACAACGCTGCTCTGTGATTCCATAATAGTTGCCGTCCATACTTTCTGTCCTTTAACGTTATATATCGCAAGACTGCCTTCATCCTTTCCCTCTGCCCAATTCCAGCTAATCTGTAATTGGGGGTTAAAGGGATTAGGCATTAATGTCAAACTACTGCCAATAGCGTGAATTGTCTCCTCATCATTTTGCACTACAGGAACAGACCAGCCCTGCAGGAGCACGTCATTTCCATCATAAAACTGATATGAGTCATATCTATTGATAAGAGATTCCCAGCAGAAATAAACATCATTATCGTAAACCTCTGCTGCAATATGTTCCTGACGGCAATATTCCTGATAGCATATCACCGGATTAGTTGTGGGCATTTCTACCAGATTACCGCTTAAATCATATAAACCCATTTTTAAAGTGTAATACCTCCCATCTGCCTGTGTCATAAAAATGAGCATTCCCTCTTCAATTTTTTGAACGTTGACCAGTTCACAACCTTCAGTTTCAGGCAGATTTATTTCCGATTGCTGAACTGAGCCATCCATATTGAAGCTACGAAAAGTAATCGGTTCAATGGCTTCCGCATTATGACCATAAACAGCGAAACCGTTGTCTAAGACCACTAATCCATATAGCTCATCCTCAAAATTAAAAGGAATGGATACTCCATCTCCATAAACATAGTCTCCTGTCTCGTTAAAAAGCTCGCAGCGTAATTCTTCCGGTGGGTAAATTCCAACTTGAAATAATGCTAACAAACCTTCATCGGTCAGCTTAAAATTCTCTTTACACCCATAGTAAAAGTAATGACCGCAATTATGAGACCATTCAATTTCTCCAGTATCGCTTAGATATTTCACGTGCTGCTTACTGTAATTAGCTATATTATTTATCACATAATTATCACGCAACCATGATCCCCAACAGAGTGTTTCAGTGAATGGTATAATTGCTCCTCCTGGCGGAAAAACTTCTTCACCATTTTCAATTCTTTGTACGTGGTAAGAAGTACCTCTCTGCCAGTAATAACTTGCACCTCCCTCATATATGTCTCCTGCCATCACACCAATACTGTAACCTGGATCACAGATGTGTCCTCCTTCTTCCCATAAATAATTTCCTGTTGCCAGGTCTACAAGCTGAACACTGGATCCTTCCATACCATTATTTAATACAAAAAGAGCCAGATTATCCTGTCGATCAAGAAGTTGTGCCTCTGCAAAAAAGAGCATTGTTCCTGCGGGGTTATCAAGCGGAACGCCCTGTCTGTCAAATCGTTGCAGAATGACTGAATATTGATTATATATTCCCAGAGGATAGCCAGTATGCTTTAATAGCACTGAAATCGCATCCTCTGAAACGTAAACCTCAAAAGGGATTAATAAGCGTTCAATTCCTGTCTGAACAATTATTGGTTCTGCTCCTGTAAGAATTTCACCCGCTTCATTAATGGTTACAAAGTTCAATTGCTGCTGAAAAAGGTCATCTCTGTTTATACTATACCAGAAAATATCTGTTGATTCGGTTTTTAAAAATATCGGATGAAGATGTAGAGAATTACCTTCCTCACTATACCAGCCAATTTCTGGTGAAATCATTTCACCTGCACTGTTAAAATCAAGAAGTTTATAATTTCTCATATATTCTTCACCCAATACATCTGATTTAAATATAACTCTTATCCCATCATCATTTCTCACCCAGGCACCGGCTACTCTAGTACCATATCCACTAATTATATAAGACCATGTAAAAGAAGGCAGATATGCTGGATCATCGGGATCATAAGAGTATTGATAAATAACACAAGGACCATCAGAAAGTAGATAAAAGAAGTCTTCCTTTGCTATTATTTTGCTTGATAAATAATAAGATTGCCCCTCGTTCTCAATGTCCCAACAGGTCTCTCCTGCATGACTGATACACTTTACGAAATTAGAATAATAACATAAATAATCACCATTAGAAGTAATATCCAGACAAACTTGACCATCATTATTGGGTAAAAAATCAGAAAAAACCAATATTCCCTGAGGAAATGCCTCTTCTCCTTCCAGGTTTATTCTTTGCAATTTGATTTCCCAGTCATTATAATACATTATAACCAGACTGCCATCTTCCTCCAATTTCCAACTACCCGGATCGATTTTACCATAGTAACGTCCATCTTCCCAGCCAGTGGTTAGATTGCCATCCTCATCAAAATGATATAACAGATCTTCATTAACAGTATCTGTGGTACATAGATAGATATCATTGGATATTCCATTTATTAAACGCACTTCCCGGCAGGGGTTTTCTCCAGTATCCCAGTTGACTTCCCAGACAAATTCGGCATTGATGTCCAGCTTCAAAAGTTGAATATTGTATTGGTCTCTCGGAAAGAAATAAGCTAAGATTATGTTTCCTTCCGTATCTGCTATACCTGATTGTAAGCAGGGAAATCTTGATGCAGCAGTAAATTGAATTGGTTCATCCCAAATAGCTTCACCCTGCAAGGAATATTTCTGCCCATAGATTTGGGCGAGTCCTTCCTGGCTTTCTACCCACACTGCCACTATCCCTTCAGTCGTTTCGATCATCACAGTTTTCACATAATCTTCATCTGCGTGTATCATTTTTTCCTGACCAGCCCATATCCCCGGCTCTTCCCACATAAATTGCCCAAATGTAAATGCCATGATAAGACAAAAGATAATTGTTATAACCAGTTTCTTCATAATTTCTCCTTTAAGATATGATTATTTCAGTCTCTTATATCTCTAATTCAAAATTTAGTTTCTAACAATGATATTGTCAAGAAAATTTATTTATAATGACCCTGAATCACTTTGCCAAAAACAACCTTCAAGGTGGCGAACACCTGTAGTAACATAGCTCTATCTAACAAAAAAATGTCACTATGTGCTTTGTTGTTCCTCCTCTAAGCCACTTTGGGACTATTATTAAGCATAAGATAAATATTATCAGATAGTTAGGAAGATGAGTATGAAGTTTACATAATATTTTGGTGGTTTGGTGATGATTTAAGGGAAATTCATATTTTTGGGTGATATATGTTTGTTATATTCCGTTAACATGGTTAACACGGTTAACTTAGTTAGCTATGAGATTTGATTGCGGAAGTGGGAGTGAGATAGGGTTTGGAGATTTATCAGCTTTCACTGGAGTTCAGGAGGCGGTAGATCTGGGTGCGGCTGATATTTGCCAGGCGCGAGGCAGCAGAGATTTTGTTATCAGCTGCTTTGAGGAGTTTTTTGGCATATATCTCATCAAGATTAGCATTGAATTGTCGTCGATATTCCTTATAATCATCCCAATTAAGCGGGATATTATCTTCCAGAGAATAATTATTGTGCAGAGCAGAACCTTCAAATAGATCAAGCGTAAGCTGATCGCCCTGGCTGAGTACCATGGCGCGTTCAATATCATTTTCCAGTTCACGGATATTACCATGCCAGGTTTTATTCTGGAGCAGTTGCAGAGCCGGGGTGGAGATACCGGAAACATTTTTATCAAAGCGGTCATTATAGCGGTCAATGAAGTGTTTCACGAGCAGGGGGATGTCCTGTCTTCTTTTATGGAGTGAGGGCAGATCAATTTTGATAACTTTGAGACGATAATAGAGGTCCTGCCGGAAAGAGCCATTTTCAATAGCTTTTTCCAGTGATCGGTTTGTGGCTGATATAATGCGTACATCTACGGGGATGATCTTATTTGAACCCACGGGAGTGAGTTGTCTTTCCTGGATTACCCGCAATAGCTTTGCCTGCAGAGCAACGGGCATATCACCGATCTCATCAAGAAAGAGGGTACCGCCTTTTGTGGCTTCTATCAAGCCTTTTCTATCGCTGTCAGCTCCAGTGAAAGCACCTTTTACATAACCGAAAAGCTCGCTTTCC
Coding sequences within it:
- a CDS encoding T9SS type A sorting domain-containing protein; amino-acid sequence: MKKLVITIIFCLIMAFTFGQFMWEEPGIWAGQEKMIHADEDYVKTVMIETTEGIVAVWVESQEGLAQIYGQKYSLQGEAIWDEPIQFTAASRFPCLQSGIADTEGNIILAYFFPRDQYNIQLLKLDINAEFVWEVNWDTGENPCREVRLINGISNDIYLCTTDTVNEDLLYHFDEDGNLTTGWEDGRYYGKIDPGSWKLEEDGSLVIMYYNDWEIKLQRINLEGEEAFPQGILVFSDFLPNNDGQVCLDITSNGDYLCYYSNFVKCISHAGETCWDIENEGQSYYLSSKIIAKEDFFYLLSDGPCVIYQYSYDPDDPAYLPSFTWSYIISGYGTRVAGAWVRNDDGIRVIFKSDVLGEEYMRNYKLLDFNSAGEMISPEIGWYSEEGNSLHLHPIFLKTESTDIFWYSINRDDLFQQQLNFVTINEAGEILTGAEPIIVQTGIERLLIPFEVYVSEDAISVLLKHTGYPLGIYNQYSVILQRFDRQGVPLDNPAGTMLFFAEAQLLDRQDNLALFVLNNGMEGSSVQLVDLATGNYLWEEGGHICDPGYSIGVMAGDIYEGGASYYWQRGTSYHVQRIENGEEVFPPGGAIIPFTETLCWGSWLRDNYVINNIANYSKQHVKYLSDTGEIEWSHNCGHYFYYGCKENFKLTDEGLLALFQVGIYPPEELRCELFNETGDYVYGDGVSIPFNFEDELYGLVVLDNGFAVYGHNAEAIEPITFRSFNMDGSVQQSEINLPETEGCELVNVQKIEEGMLIFMTQADGRYYTLKMGLYDLSGNLVEMPTTNPVICYQEYCRQEHIAAEVYDNDVYFCWESLINRYDSYQFYDGNDVLLQGWSVPVVQNDEETIHAIGSSLTLMPNPFNPQLQISWNWAEGKDEGSLAIYNVKGQKVWTATIMESQSSVVWDGKDIKGNKCSSGVYFIRLQRGNEEISRKALLLK